A window of the Acidovorax sp. YS12 genome harbors these coding sequences:
- a CDS encoding LysE family transporter, whose translation MDLHTWIAFFAACCLIAISPGSGAVLSMSHGLSFGVRRTSATILGLQLGLLLILLVAGAGVGSLLLASETAFSLVKVLGACYLIYLGWMQWRAGGAAPLLGEQAEPAGSWQKRCLTGFLTNATNPKGIIFMVAVLPQFMTEARPLWLQLLVMAATMLSVDVVVMHGYAAGASAMRRLLRSAQAVRTQNRVFGGLLMAVGAGLFFVKRGGEHA comes from the coding sequence ATGGACCTGCATACCTGGATCGCCTTCTTCGCCGCCTGTTGCCTGATCGCCATTTCGCCGGGGTCGGGCGCGGTGCTGTCCATGAGCCACGGCCTGTCGTTCGGCGTGCGCCGCACCAGCGCCACCATCCTGGGGCTGCAGCTCGGGCTGCTGCTCATCCTGCTGGTGGCCGGGGCGGGCGTGGGCTCGCTGCTGCTGGCGTCGGAGACGGCGTTCTCCCTCGTCAAGGTGCTGGGCGCGTGCTACCTCATCTACCTGGGCTGGATGCAATGGCGCGCCGGCGGCGCCGCGCCGCTGCTGGGCGAGCAGGCCGAGCCGGCCGGGTCGTGGCAAAAGCGCTGCCTCACCGGCTTCCTGACCAATGCCACCAACCCCAAGGGCATCATCTTCATGGTGGCCGTGCTGCCGCAGTTCATGACCGAGGCGCGCCCGCTGTGGCTGCAACTGCTGGTGATGGCCGCCACCATGCTGAGCGTGGATGTGGTAGTGATGCACGGCTACGCCGCAGGGGCCAGCGCCATGCGCCGCCTGCTGCGCAGCGCCCAGGCCGTGCGCACGCAGAACCGCGTGTTCGGCGGCCTGCTCATGGCTGTGGGCGCGGGGCTGTTCTTCGTCAAGCGCGGCGGCGAACATGCTTGA
- the kefC gene encoding glutathione-regulated potassium-efflux system protein KefC, giving the protein MAHAPTWLTYGFLYLTAAVLAVPIARALGLGAIIGYLAAGIAIGPWGLGLVSDVQSILEFSEFGVVLMLFLVGLELQPQRLWSLHRPILGLGSAQLAGCAAVLYGAGWLAGLPWRESLVGALGLALSSTAIALQVLAERGQMRSGSGQATFSILLFQDIAAIPILALLPLLGGVAGAAGTHPEAGHALLQALKTVGVVGAIVLGGHLLLRPVLRWIAQSRTPEIFTAAALLLVVGIAMLMVQVGLSMALGAFLAGVLLADSEYRRELESDIEPFKGLLLGLFFMAVGMSIDFGALLRAPGLMALLVLGFLALKAVVIYALAWGAGITRQERPIFTLLLAQGGEFAFVVFQTAATEQVLTRATASLLTGAVALSMLLSPLLLVLLDRVLLRRFAAQPAASAEPELSEPQEAPVIIAGFGRYGQIVARVLLAQGIPTTVLDHSVEMLEAARTFGYRVHYGDATRLNLLRIAGAQQARILVVAVDAPEQSLKIVQMARKHFPHLTIVARARDITHWNQLRDLGVAHIERELFESSLCSARSVLESMGLDHDEAQRVTQRFRSHNTALIERMYPYHGNREKFIAVARQGRQQLVEQMAKERQEQQAPPPS; this is encoded by the coding sequence ATGGCCCACGCACCGACCTGGCTCACCTATGGTTTCCTGTACCTGACCGCGGCCGTGCTGGCCGTGCCCATTGCGCGGGCGCTGGGCCTGGGCGCCATCATCGGCTACCTCGCGGCAGGCATCGCCATCGGGCCGTGGGGGCTGGGGCTGGTGAGCGACGTGCAGAGCATTCTCGAATTCTCCGAGTTCGGCGTGGTGCTGATGCTGTTCCTGGTGGGGCTGGAGCTGCAGCCGCAGCGCCTGTGGAGCCTGCACCGCCCCATCCTCGGGCTGGGCAGCGCCCAGCTCGCGGGCTGCGCCGCCGTGCTGTACGGCGCCGGGTGGCTGGCGGGCCTGCCCTGGCGCGAGAGCCTGGTGGGGGCGCTGGGCCTGGCGCTGTCGTCCACGGCCATCGCGCTGCAGGTGCTGGCCGAACGCGGGCAGATGCGCTCGGGCAGCGGCCAGGCCACGTTCTCCATCCTGCTGTTCCAGGACATCGCCGCCATCCCCATCCTGGCGCTGCTGCCGCTGCTGGGCGGCGTGGCGGGCGCCGCCGGCACGCACCCCGAGGCCGGCCACGCGCTGCTGCAGGCCCTCAAGACCGTGGGCGTGGTGGGCGCCATCGTGCTCGGCGGGCACCTGCTGCTGCGCCCGGTGCTGCGCTGGATCGCGCAAAGCCGCACGCCCGAGATCTTCACCGCCGCGGCGCTGCTGCTGGTGGTGGGCATCGCCATGCTGATGGTGCAGGTCGGCCTGTCGATGGCGCTGGGCGCCTTCCTGGCCGGCGTGCTGCTGGCCGACAGCGAGTACCGGCGCGAGCTGGAGAGCGACATCGAGCCCTTCAAGGGCCTGCTGCTCGGCCTGTTCTTCATGGCCGTGGGCATGTCGATCGACTTCGGCGCGCTGCTGCGCGCGCCGGGACTGATGGCGCTGCTGGTGCTGGGCTTCCTGGCGCTGAAGGCGGTGGTGATCTACGCGCTGGCCTGGGGCGCGGGCATCACGCGCCAGGAGCGGCCCATTTTCACGCTGCTGCTGGCGCAGGGGGGCGAGTTCGCCTTCGTGGTGTTCCAGACCGCCGCCACCGAACAGGTGCTCACCCGCGCCACGGCCTCGCTGCTGACGGGCGCGGTGGCGCTGTCCATGCTGCTGTCGCCGCTGCTGCTGGTGCTGCTCGACCGCGTGCTGCTGCGCCGCTTCGCCGCGCAGCCCGCCGCGAGCGCGGAGCCCGAGCTGTCCGAGCCGCAGGAGGCGCCGGTCATCATCGCCGGCTTCGGGCGCTACGGGCAGATCGTGGCGCGCGTGCTGCTGGCCCAGGGCATTCCCACCACGGTGCTGGACCACAGCGTGGAAATGCTGGAAGCCGCGCGCACCTTCGGCTACCGCGTGCACTACGGCGACGCCACGCGGCTGAACCTGCTGCGCATCGCGGGCGCGCAGCAGGCGCGCATCCTGGTGGTGGCGGTGGATGCGCCCGAGCAGTCGCTGAAGATCGTGCAGATGGCGCGCAAGCATTTCCCGCACCTCACCATCGTGGCGCGGGCGCGCGACATCACGCACTGGAACCAGTTGCGCGACCTGGGCGTGGCGCACATCGAGCGCGAGCTGTTCGAGTCCAGCCTGTGCAGCGCGCGCAGCGTGCTCGAAAGCATGGGCCTGGACCATGACGAGGCGCAGCGCGTGACGCAGCGCTTTCGCAGCCACAACACCGCGCTCATCGAGCGCATGTACCCGTACCACGGAAACCGCGAGAAGTTCATCGCCGTGGCCCGGCAGGGCCGCCAGCAGCTCGTCGAGCAGATGGCCAAGGAGCGCCAGGAGCAGCAGGCGCCGCCACCCTCCTGA
- a CDS encoding universal stress protein — MRLHTVVALTDFSTAAEHAVDRAAQLAAAHQARLHLLYAAQHHDPRFADPQARLEQRARQLGRRHGLPVTALHGAGRGVAADALQAAAQADLLVLDRRMQPGWHAWWRPCVLARLLRRAPCPVLVVQQPAQGAYGHVLVALDAAPAVPALLRYAGALEASARVELFHACPVREPCDATLAYRSQEQRRVRLSDAFEARRNRVDLRVGAQDLARQLVVQQERAGADLIVLGHRRRGVLAEALRGAVARRLLRGARCDVLVVPHDGAGPPRERGRAVAAPGWG; from the coding sequence CGCCGCCGAACATGCCGTGGACCGCGCCGCCCAGCTGGCGGCGGCGCACCAGGCACGCCTGCACCTTTTGTACGCCGCGCAGCACCATGACCCGCGCTTCGCCGATCCGCAGGCGCGGCTGGAGCAGCGCGCGCGCCAGCTCGGCCGCCGCCATGGCCTGCCGGTCACGGCCTTGCACGGCGCGGGCCGGGGCGTGGCTGCCGACGCGCTGCAGGCCGCCGCGCAGGCCGACCTGCTGGTGCTCGACCGGCGCATGCAGCCAGGCTGGCATGCCTGGTGGCGGCCCTGCGTGCTGGCGCGGCTGCTGCGCCGCGCGCCCTGCCCGGTGCTGGTGGTGCAGCAGCCCGCGCAGGGCGCGTACGGCCATGTGCTGGTGGCGCTGGATGCCGCCCCCGCCGTGCCCGCGCTGCTGCGCTATGCCGGGGCGCTGGAGGCGTCGGCGCGCGTGGAGCTGTTCCACGCCTGCCCGGTGCGCGAGCCCTGCGATGCCACGCTGGCCTACCGCAGCCAGGAGCAGCGGCGCGTGCGCCTGTCCGACGCCTTCGAGGCGCGGCGCAACCGCGTGGACCTGCGCGTGGGCGCGCAGGACCTGGCGCGCCAGCTGGTGGTGCAGCAGGAGCGCGCGGGGGCCGACCTGATCGTGCTGGGCCACCGCCGCCGTGGCGTCCTGGCCGAGGCCCTGCGGGGCGCTGTGGCGCGGCGCCTGCTGCGGGGCGCACGCTGCGACGTGCTGGTGGTGCCGCACGACGGCGCGGGCCCGCCGCGGGAGCGCGGCCGGGCCGTGGCGGCGCCCGGGTGGGGGTAG
- a CDS encoding DUF1841 family protein: MFNPTQADVRRFFCAVHAKAQADQPMEAIETLASLWIAEHPEYHAELSDLDAALARDYDAEPGRTNPFLHLSMHLSISEQCSIDQPRGIRQAVELLSRRLGALHDAHHAAMECLGQMLWESQRSGRPPDGDAYVAAVQRRATRD; the protein is encoded by the coding sequence ATGTTCAACCCCACCCAAGCCGACGTGCGGCGTTTTTTCTGCGCCGTGCACGCCAAGGCCCAGGCCGACCAGCCGATGGAAGCCATCGAGACCCTGGCCAGCCTGTGGATCGCCGAGCACCCCGAATACCACGCCGAGCTGTCCGACCTGGATGCGGCGCTGGCGCGCGACTACGACGCCGAGCCCGGGCGCACCAACCCCTTCCTGCACCTGTCGATGCACCTGTCCATCAGCGAGCAGTGCAGCATCGACCAGCCGCGCGGCATCCGCCAGGCGGTGGAGCTGCTGTCGCGGCGGCTCGGCGCGCTGCACGACGCGCACCACGCCGCCATGGAATGCCTGGGCCAGATGCTGTGGGAGAGCCAGCGCTCGGGCCGCCCGCCCGATGGCGATGCCTACGTGGCCGCCGTGCAGCGCCGCGCCACGCGCGACTGA
- a CDS encoding MaoC family dehydratase yields MKTFQTYSEVIASVGQEVAVTDWITITQEQVNQFAQATGDHQWIHVDPERARSGPFGAPIAHGFLTLSLIPRFFESAFAIEGARMGVNYGLNRVRFTAPVPVGSRLRARLTLQAAEALEPEGLQMTWLVTVEREGADKPACVAESLARSYGARA; encoded by the coding sequence ATGAAAACCTTCCAGACATATTCCGAAGTCATTGCCAGCGTAGGCCAGGAAGTGGCCGTGACCGACTGGATCACCATCACGCAGGAGCAGGTCAACCAGTTCGCCCAGGCCACGGGCGACCACCAGTGGATCCACGTCGATCCCGAGCGCGCGCGCTCCGGCCCGTTCGGCGCGCCCATCGCGCACGGCTTCCTCACGCTGTCGCTGATCCCGCGCTTCTTCGAGTCCGCCTTCGCCATCGAGGGCGCGCGCATGGGCGTCAACTACGGCCTCAACCGCGTGCGCTTCACCGCCCCCGTGCCCGTGGGCAGCCGCCTGCGCGCGCGCCTGACGCTGCAGGCCGCCGAAGCCCTGGAGCCCGAAGGCCTGCAGATGACTTGGCTGGTGACCGTGGAGCGCGAGGGCGCCGACAAGCCCGCCTGCGTGGCCGAATCGCTGGCGCGCAGCTACGGTGCGCGGGCCTGA
- a CDS encoding ParA family protein: protein MPVVVVANPKGGVGKSTLATNIAGYWASQGHAVMLGDADRQQSSRLWLSLRPENVRAIGTWDIHSDFIAKPPRGTTHVVIDTPGGLNGWRMGDLLKIADKLVVPLQPSVFDIFSTRSFLDELATQRKGHALQVGLVGMRVDRRTLAAEKLQQFMEEQGLPVLGTLRPTQNYVHLAAHGLTLFDLAPGRVARDLEQWQGITAWLDA from the coding sequence ATGCCGGTGGTCGTGGTGGCCAATCCCAAAGGCGGCGTGGGCAAGTCCACGCTGGCGACGAACATCGCTGGCTACTGGGCCAGCCAGGGGCATGCGGTGATGCTCGGCGACGCCGACCGCCAGCAGTCCTCGCGCCTGTGGCTGTCGCTGCGGCCCGAGAACGTGCGCGCCATCGGCACCTGGGACATCCACAGCGACTTCATCGCCAAGCCGCCGCGCGGCACCACGCACGTCGTCATCGACACGCCCGGCGGGCTCAACGGCTGGCGCATGGGCGACCTGCTGAAGATCGCCGACAAGCTCGTGGTGCCCCTGCAGCCCAGCGTGTTCGACATCTTCTCGACGCGCAGCTTCCTCGACGAACTGGCCACCCAGCGCAAGGGCCACGCGCTGCAGGTGGGCCTGGTGGGCATGCGCGTGGACCGGCGCACCCTGGCCGCCGAGAAGCTGCAGCAGTTCATGGAGGAGCAGGGCCTGCCCGTGCTCGGCACGCTGCGCCCGACGCAGAACTACGTGCACCTGGCCGCGCATGGCCTGACGCTGTTCGACCTGGCGCCGGGCCGCGTGGCGCGCGACCTGGAGCAGTGGCAGGGCATCACCGCCTGGCTCGACGCCTAG
- a CDS encoding tRNA (cytidine(34)-2'-O)-methyltransferase: MFHIVLVEPEIPPNTGNVIRLAANTGCALHLVEPLGFSMEDRLLRRAGLDYHETARVLRHADWPGFLHDARPDPARMFAMTTHGAQPVHATAFRPGDWLIFGAETRGLAPALRETFAPGQRLRLPMVAGQRSLNLSNAVAVTVFEAWRQNGFAMPDQA; this comes from the coding sequence ATGTTCCACATCGTCCTGGTCGAACCCGAAATCCCGCCGAACACCGGCAACGTCATCCGGCTGGCCGCCAACACGGGCTGCGCCCTGCACCTGGTCGAGCCCCTGGGCTTTTCAATGGAAGACCGCCTGCTGCGCCGCGCCGGGCTGGACTACCACGAGACCGCGCGCGTGCTGCGCCATGCCGACTGGCCCGGCTTCCTGCACGACGCACGGCCCGACCCGGCGCGCATGTTCGCCATGACCACACACGGCGCGCAGCCGGTGCACGCCACGGCCTTCCGGCCCGGCGACTGGCTGATCTTCGGCGCCGAGACACGCGGCCTGGCGCCCGCGCTGCGCGAGACCTTCGCGCCCGGCCAGCGCCTGCGCCTGCCGATGGTGGCGGGCCAGCGCAGCCTGAACCTGTCCAACGCCGTGGCGGTGACGGTGTTCGAGGCCTGGCGGCAGAACGGCTTCGCCATGCCAGATCAAGCGTAA